A portion of the Acidihalobacter yilgarnensis genome contains these proteins:
- a CDS encoding ATP-binding protein codes for MFLKRFVFVNWGNIPSIEFEFGPINLFSGGNGSGKTTAADAIQTVMTAAHETLFQYNPGQDETTQRGRGGKRVRTISSYVLGCDDGSYARLDPTDGYLAAVFHPNEGESADPFTAIIAVRAWLDVAGGNSVARQDDAQYFVVAGAELGHGHFVREGEAGRYVVALTELQTELIREFGKRRVERYDAKKAYLRRLYGALRGKSDSVSEPEATAAARAFSRFMAYKPVKSIDRFVAEEILDPKDLGEAVRSVSSQLKTIHGMERDAARLAASITTLARANAHAQTYIDTWIDLNLLDYTLAQAEYGLRQEDYLRGKALQREQRTAQGDLEARIVAVQTRAAGVQRQLIEHEAKRQGIDALRQKDELARKSEALNSTLVAGAHELVRQDKAITANVQATREMLRALGDPLVAEALPGPSGLEGLALGRAVVDTAAEVLSDVHALVQRDIAGGAETLEGRLDTILTVQRTHNRWHALWHELRDSGSERDRLMTFVHGRRTRYSTLTSQRDEKRREIERLGANQVSYPPAVERALKAIRQHCPEADPRVLCDHVEVRDARWQAAIEGYLGGARFSIIVAPAYEAQAVRIVRGLPGRDNRARVIQGRKAAEDAARITLDEQSIIHVLEFTHAVARDYLVASYGSVARVDSAEVLSRTRRGLTEDGMASGNYSMWRCDIPDADLVFGAAARERALAAKQVELETLELEWHAANDQLQQGAALLRAVDTLAESVYGSVLREVLATQRALDENEVLLTQLDLSEHEDLEQRLQTLQADYVKLHAEKDHLNEEKGKLAKELEDIERQLKLLSGLQGRNREIVETHEAALAAITPIWPDFDIDTRLEAADREARELNVEFAKNHRVELERNLHAAERRMAEEILQHNQDCRPSDAIVYAPFSGEYGQALFQAICDVRRDLDRVHNFLQNNILLEKHAQLSELKGAFNNAFVSHLCHAIYQALNEGRRQIDLLNKELQHHRFGADREVFRFASEWVPEYRDYSRFFEEVVRTPGLGDEVSLFDAQLSERSRKVRDHLMAMLLDDDEHRAMRELERIADYRNYRRYEIYKEVEGKAPIPLSEYGTGSGGQLETPAYIIRSAAITSAFRFAEGGAHLRMVLVDEAFSKMDETRSREVIQYLSASLGLQLTFIMPTSKCGPYMDLISNEFVFAKVPSEAPRGQLSTRVLVDRKQCNQARIEALWKAHRHSVYQQAELDFMEAFAE; via the coding sequence ATGTTTCTTAAGCGTTTCGTCTTCGTCAACTGGGGCAATATACCGAGCATCGAATTCGAGTTCGGGCCGATCAATCTGTTCTCCGGCGGCAACGGTTCGGGCAAGACCACGGCGGCGGATGCGATCCAGACCGTGATGACCGCGGCCCATGAAACCTTGTTCCAGTACAACCCCGGACAGGACGAGACCACGCAGCGTGGACGCGGCGGCAAGCGTGTGCGGACGATCTCCTCGTACGTGCTGGGTTGCGACGATGGCAGTTATGCACGCCTTGACCCCACCGACGGCTACCTCGCCGCGGTCTTTCACCCAAACGAGGGTGAATCGGCCGATCCTTTCACCGCGATCATCGCCGTGCGTGCCTGGCTTGATGTTGCGGGCGGTAATTCGGTGGCCCGCCAGGACGACGCCCAGTATTTCGTCGTCGCCGGTGCCGAACTGGGCCACGGCCACTTCGTGCGCGAGGGCGAGGCGGGCAGGTACGTGGTGGCGCTCACCGAACTCCAGACCGAGCTGATACGTGAATTCGGTAAGCGTCGCGTCGAGCGCTACGATGCCAAGAAGGCCTATCTGCGTCGACTCTACGGCGCCCTGCGGGGCAAGTCCGATTCTGTTTCGGAGCCGGAGGCGACCGCCGCCGCGCGCGCATTTTCGCGTTTCATGGCCTACAAGCCGGTCAAGAGTATTGATCGTTTCGTGGCTGAGGAAATCCTCGATCCGAAGGATCTCGGCGAGGCGGTCCGTTCCGTATCGAGCCAGCTCAAAACCATCCACGGTATGGAGCGCGACGCGGCCAGGCTGGCGGCCTCGATCACCACTCTCGCCCGCGCCAACGCGCACGCGCAGACGTACATCGATACCTGGATTGACCTCAACCTGCTCGACTACACCCTGGCCCAGGCCGAATACGGGCTGCGTCAGGAGGATTATCTTCGCGGCAAAGCGTTGCAGCGCGAGCAGCGTACGGCGCAGGGCGATCTGGAGGCGCGCATTGTTGCCGTTCAGACGCGGGCGGCGGGCGTACAGCGGCAGTTGATCGAGCATGAGGCCAAGCGCCAGGGCATCGATGCGCTACGCCAGAAAGACGAGTTGGCGCGGAAATCCGAGGCGCTCAATAGCACTCTGGTTGCCGGCGCGCATGAACTGGTACGGCAGGACAAGGCGATCACCGCGAACGTGCAGGCCACGCGTGAAATGCTTCGAGCGCTGGGCGATCCGCTCGTCGCCGAGGCCTTGCCAGGGCCGTCCGGTCTGGAGGGGCTGGCGCTCGGGCGAGCGGTGGTCGATACGGCCGCTGAGGTGCTGTCGGACGTTCACGCCCTAGTGCAGCGCGATATCGCCGGCGGCGCCGAAACCCTGGAAGGGCGCCTGGATACGATCCTGACGGTGCAGCGGACGCACAACCGCTGGCATGCGCTGTGGCACGAGCTGCGCGATTCAGGCAGCGAGCGTGATCGACTGATGACCTTTGTGCACGGCCGCCGCACGCGTTACAGCACGTTAACATCCCAGCGCGACGAAAAGCGGCGCGAGATCGAGCGGCTCGGTGCGAATCAGGTGAGCTATCCGCCAGCCGTCGAGCGGGCGCTCAAGGCCATCCGCCAGCACTGCCCCGAGGCCGATCCGCGCGTGCTCTGCGACCACGTCGAGGTCCGGGATGCGCGCTGGCAGGCGGCGATCGAGGGTTATCTGGGCGGGGCGCGCTTCTCGATCATCGTCGCCCCAGCTTATGAGGCGCAGGCCGTTCGTATCGTCCGCGGATTGCCGGGTCGCGACAACCGGGCGCGGGTGATCCAGGGACGGAAGGCAGCCGAGGATGCCGCTCGAATCACCCTCGACGAACAGTCCATCATCCACGTCCTCGAATTCACGCACGCGGTGGCCAGGGATTACCTGGTGGCGAGTTACGGCAGCGTCGCGCGTGTGGATTCGGCAGAAGTGCTGAGCAGGACACGCCGCGGTCTCACGGAGGACGGCATGGCCTCCGGCAACTACAGCATGTGGCGTTGCGACATACCTGATGCCGATCTCGTCTTCGGTGCCGCCGCGCGTGAGCGTGCCCTTGCCGCCAAACAGGTCGAGCTGGAGACTCTCGAACTCGAATGGCATGCCGCCAACGACCAGCTTCAGCAGGGGGCCGCGTTGTTGCGCGCCGTCGACACTCTCGCGGAATCCGTCTATGGCAGCGTGCTGCGCGAGGTGCTGGCCACGCAGCGCGCGCTCGATGAGAACGAGGTCCTGCTCACCCAGCTCGACCTTTCCGAACACGAGGATCTGGAGCAGCGATTGCAGACGCTGCAGGCCGACTACGTCAAGCTGCACGCCGAAAAGGACCATCTGAACGAGGAGAAGGGCAAGCTCGCCAAGGAACTGGAGGACATCGAGCGTCAGCTCAAGTTGCTGAGCGGCCTACAGGGGCGTAACCGCGAGATTGTGGAGACGCACGAAGCTGCACTCGCCGCCATCACGCCGATCTGGCCTGATTTCGACATCGACACCCGGCTCGAGGCAGCCGACCGCGAAGCGCGTGAACTGAACGTCGAATTCGCGAAGAATCACCGGGTGGAGCTGGAAAGAAACTTGCACGCTGCCGAGCGCAGGATGGCCGAGGAAATCTTGCAGCACAACCAGGACTGTCGTCCCTCCGATGCCATCGTCTACGCTCCGTTCAGTGGCGAATACGGGCAGGCCCTGTTCCAGGCCATCTGCGATGTGCGGCGCGATCTCGACCGCGTTCACAACTTTCTCCAGAACAATATCCTGCTCGAAAAGCACGCGCAGCTTTCGGAGCTTAAGGGTGCCTTCAACAACGCCTTCGTTTCGCACCTGTGCCACGCCATCTATCAGGCGCTCAATGAGGGCCGCCGCCAGATCGACCTGCTGAACAAGGAGCTGCAGCATCACCGTTTCGGTGCGGATCGCGAGGTCTTCCGCTTTGCCAGCGAATGGGTGCCTGAGTACCGTGACTATTCGCGCTTCTTCGAGGAAGTGGTTCGCACGCCGGGCCTGGGCGACGAGGTTTCGTTGTTCGACGCACAGCTCAGCGAGCGTTCGCGCAAGGTGCGCGACCATCTCATGGCCATGCTGCTCGACGACGACGAACACCGCGCCATGCGTGAACTGGAGCGCATCGCCGACTATCGCAATTACCGTCGCTACGAAATCTACAAGGAAGTGGAGGGCAAGGCGCCGATTCCGCTCAGCGAATACGGCACTGGTTCCGGCGGCCAGTTGGAAACACCGGCCTACATCATCCGCTCGGCTGCGATCACTTCCGCCTTCCGTTTCGCTGAAGGCGGCGCACATCTGCGCATGGTGCTGGTCGACGAGGCGTTCTCGAAGATGGACGAGACCCGTTCGCGCGAGGTCATTCAATACCTCTCCGCATCGCTCGGCCTGCAACTGACCTTCATCATGCCGACCAGCAAGTGCGGGCCGTACATGGACCTCATCAGCAACGAGTTCGTGTTTGCCAAGGTGCCGAGCGAAGCACCCAGGGGGCAATTATCGACGCGTGTGCTGGTCGACCGGAAACAGTGCAATCAGGCCCGCATCGAGGCGCTTTGGAAGGCGCACCGACACAGCGTTTACCAGCAGGCCGAGCTGGATTTCATGGAGGCGTTTGCGGAGTGA
- the yghU gene encoding glutathione-dependent disulfide-bond oxidoreductase: MADANPYTPPKVWTWDRENGGQFASINRPVAGATHEKTLPIGKHPLQLYSLGTPNGVKVTLMLEELLALGHAGAEYDAWLIDIMKGEQFSSGFVEVNPNSKIPVMLDRSTEPPTRVFESGAILLYLAEKFGAFLPTDHHKRTETLSWLFWHMGTTADLGGGFGHFYAYAPEKWQYPIDRYAMEVKRQLDVLDRNLSSREFIAGDEYTIADMGIFPWYGELVKGRQYDAGEFLSVHEYPHVIRWADTLLAREPVRRGRMVNRTRGEPSEQLRERHDASDFDTRTEDKLRSE, encoded by the coding sequence ATGGCCGATGCAAACCCCTATACCCCGCCGAAGGTCTGGACCTGGGATCGCGAAAATGGTGGGCAGTTTGCCAGCATCAACCGGCCGGTGGCCGGCGCGACGCACGAAAAAACGTTGCCGATCGGCAAGCACCCGCTGCAGCTCTACTCCCTGGGCACGCCCAACGGCGTCAAGGTGACCCTCATGCTGGAGGAGCTGCTCGCACTCGGTCATGCGGGCGCGGAATACGACGCCTGGCTGATCGACATCATGAAGGGCGAGCAGTTCTCCAGCGGTTTCGTCGAGGTCAACCCGAACTCGAAGATCCCGGTGATGCTCGACCGGAGCACCGAACCGCCGACGCGCGTATTCGAGTCGGGTGCGATTCTGCTTTATCTCGCCGAGAAATTCGGGGCCTTTCTCCCGACCGATCATCACAAACGCACCGAGACCCTGAGCTGGCTGTTCTGGCACATGGGCACCACGGCCGATCTCGGCGGCGGTTTTGGCCATTTTTACGCCTACGCGCCGGAGAAGTGGCAATACCCGATCGACCGCTATGCGATGGAGGTCAAGCGCCAGCTCGACGTCCTCGACCGCAACCTGTCGTCACGCGAGTTCATCGCGGGCGACGAGTACACGATTGCCGACATGGGCATCTTCCCGTGGTACGGCGAACTGGTGAAAGGCCGGCAGTACGATGCCGGCGAATTCCTCTCGGTGCACGAATACCCCCACGTTATCCGCTGGGCGGACACGCTGTTGGCCCGCGAACCCGTGCGACGCGGACGCATGGTCAACCGCACTCGTGGCGAACCCTCGGAGCAGCTCCGAGAACGCCATGACGCCAGCGACTTCGACACCCGAACCGAGGACAAACTGAGGAGCGAGTAA
- a CDS encoding type II toxin-antitoxin system HipA family toxin, giving the protein MMHELEVWLFAERVGTLALIDGRLNFRYAPGCLSHKEAVALSASLPLQAEPFDDRKTRPFFAGLLPEGQMRRLIAQQFQVSGQNDFALLDHIGGECAGAVTFLEPGQTLPVPTRSDDVQWLSDEEVVAILDELPRRPMLAGKDGLRLSLAGAQDKLPVVFDGARIGLPLNGTPSSHILKSPIHAVEDSVINEGFCMALAEAMQFKPAKSKVHQVLSRSFLLVERYDRLIDAQGHRQRLHQEDFCQALCVVPEMKHQNEGGPDLAQCFDLVRSATRPSAPQVLRLFDCVIFNALIGNHDAHAKNFSLLYSGKAPVLAPFYDTLSTAVYPTLTPKMAMKIGSKYKFSEVQARHWEQFAVGVGFTKAQAKRRILELAKLLPATARKLQSDPGHCFAGNAVVEQLNTLIEQRCALTIRRLTDPAAENDIAAEPSV; this is encoded by the coding sequence ATGATGCATGAGCTGGAAGTCTGGCTTTTTGCCGAGCGTGTCGGCACGTTGGCGCTGATCGATGGCCGACTGAACTTTCGGTACGCACCCGGCTGTCTGTCACACAAAGAAGCTGTTGCCTTGTCCGCCTCGCTGCCCCTGCAAGCGGAGCCGTTCGACGATCGTAAAACGCGTCCCTTCTTTGCCGGTCTTTTACCCGAAGGGCAGATGCGCCGCCTGATTGCGCAGCAGTTCCAGGTTTCTGGCCAGAACGACTTTGCGCTGCTGGATCACATCGGTGGCGAATGCGCCGGGGCCGTCACCTTCTTGGAGCCCGGACAGACTTTGCCTGTACCGACCCGCAGCGATGACGTTCAATGGCTGAGCGACGAGGAAGTCGTTGCCATCCTGGATGAGTTGCCGCGTCGCCCCATGTTGGCGGGCAAAGACGGCTTGCGGCTTTCATTGGCTGGTGCTCAAGACAAACTACCGGTGGTGTTTGATGGTGCCCGCATTGGTCTGCCCCTCAATGGCACGCCGAGCTCACACATCTTGAAATCCCCCATTCACGCCGTTGAAGACAGCGTGATCAACGAGGGATTTTGCATGGCGCTGGCTGAGGCCATGCAGTTCAAGCCAGCGAAATCAAAAGTTCACCAGGTATTGAGCCGGTCCTTTCTACTGGTTGAGCGTTACGACCGACTGATCGATGCGCAGGGGCACCGACAACGCCTTCATCAAGAGGATTTCTGCCAAGCGCTATGTGTGGTGCCAGAAATGAAACACCAAAATGAAGGAGGGCCGGATCTGGCCCAGTGCTTTGACCTGGTACGCAGTGCGACGCGCCCCAGCGCACCGCAGGTTCTGCGGCTGTTCGACTGCGTGATCTTTAATGCCCTGATCGGCAATCACGATGCGCACGCCAAGAATTTCTCTCTGCTGTACTCAGGCAAGGCCCCCGTTCTGGCGCCGTTTTACGACACGCTGTCGACGGCGGTGTATCCAACATTGACGCCGAAGATGGCGATGAAAATCGGCAGCAAGTACAAATTCAGCGAAGTCCAGGCGCGGCACTGGGAGCAGTTCGCCGTAGGCGTAGGCTTTACCAAGGCGCAAGCCAAACGGCGCATTCTGGAATTGGCAAAGTTACTGCCAGCGACGGCGCGCAAGCTCCAATCTGACCCCGGACACTGTTTTGCTGGCAATGCCGTGGTTGAGCAACTCAATACCTTGATTGAACAACGCTGCGCCCTGACGATTCGGAGGCTCACCGATCCCGCCGCCGAAAATGACATAGCCGCTGAACCCTCTGTCTGA
- a CDS encoding DUF3079 domain-containing protein: MTKRFPLNPKHPERICWGCDQYCPADSLICGNGTDRTQHPAELFGDDWYEWGLVPMEHARTVTGRVPD; encoded by the coding sequence ATGACAAAGAGATTCCCCTTGAACCCCAAGCATCCGGAGCGAATCTGCTGGGGGTGCGACCAGTATTGCCCGGCTGATTCCCTGATCTGCGGCAATGGGACTGATCGTACTCAGCATCCGGCTGAACTGTTCGGCGACGACTGGTACGAATGGGGTCTGGTGCCGATGGAGCACGCCCGGACCGTAACCGGGCGCGTACCCGACTAA
- a CDS encoding type II toxin-antitoxin system Phd/YefM family antitoxin, producing the protein MRYSSQVKPISYLKANAAEVLAHLAEQREPMVITQNGEAKAVLQDVASFEETQETLALLKILALGNQDVAAGKVKPVADVVARLRAKRASI; encoded by the coding sequence ATGCGCTACTCATCACAAGTCAAGCCCATCAGCTATCTCAAAGCCAACGCCGCCGAGGTTCTGGCGCACCTCGCTGAGCAGCGTGAGCCCATGGTCATCACCCAAAACGGTGAGGCCAAGGCTGTCCTGCAGGACGTCGCCTCGTTCGAAGAGACGCAAGAAACGCTGGCCTTGCTAAAAATCCTTGCGCTGGGCAATCAAGATGTGGCCGCTGGCAAGGTCAAGCCTGTGGCTGACGTCGTTGCCCGCCTCCGCGCCAAGCGAGCCTCAATCTGA
- a CDS encoding tetratricopeptide repeat protein — translation MSFPRNKNKPLIVLMGLFWLAITNVAIAGANDFAGLKAKAEHGNAAAQEKLATEYVNRAEEIRRSGVLKNDVQPVYLFRKAMYWFRKSANQGNHDAQFYLGASYAGGFGVSKDEAKSAYWYKKAIHGLKKAAQQGDDDAQYQLGRAYRWGKGVPEDKAKTAYWNGKAAEQGYAKAQYGLGEDYLHGWGVPKNNAKAYYWYKKAAEQGYDKALNRLVTAYQYGGWGVPINYAKADYWLKKAAEHGEVGAQQQLGEAYYYGSLGMSKDKTKGIFWYKKAAKQGDKIAQMALDSYHDNLGP, via the coding sequence ATGTCATTTCCACGTAACAAAAATAAGCCTCTAATTGTTTTGATGGGCCTTTTCTGGCTTGCGATTACAAATGTAGCCATCGCGGGCGCCAATGATTTCGCAGGGCTTAAAGCAAAAGCTGAGCATGGAAACGCGGCTGCGCAGGAAAAACTTGCGACGGAATACGTTAATAGAGCAGAGGAGATTAGAAGATCAGGTGTGCTGAAAAATGACGTGCAACCTGTCTATCTTTTCCGAAAAGCCATGTATTGGTTTAGAAAATCTGCCAATCAGGGCAATCACGATGCGCAGTTCTATCTAGGAGCGAGTTACGCAGGCGGTTTTGGTGTGTCGAAGGATGAAGCCAAGTCTGCCTATTGGTATAAGAAGGCAATTCATGGGCTCAAGAAAGCTGCTCAGCAGGGTGATGATGATGCGCAGTACCAGCTTGGACGTGCCTACCGGTGGGGCAAAGGCGTGCCGGAGGACAAGGCCAAGACCGCCTATTGGAATGGGAAGGCTGCTGAGCAGGGCTATGCGAAAGCTCAGTACGGTCTCGGCGAAGATTATCTTCACGGCTGGGGTGTGCCGAAAAACAACGCCAAGGCCTACTACTGGTACAAGAAAGCTGCGGAGCAAGGGTATGACAAAGCGCTGAATAGGCTAGTGACCGCCTACCAGTACGGCGGCTGGGGGGTGCCGATAAATTACGCCAAAGCCGACTACTGGCTCAAGAAGGCCGCTGAGCATGGCGAAGTTGGTGCGCAGCAGCAACTCGGAGAGGCTTACTATTACGGTAGCTTAGGTATGTCGAAGGACAAAACCAAGGGCATCTTTTGGTACAAGAAAGCCGCCAAACAGGGCGATAAAATCGCGCAGATGGCTCTTGATTCTTACCATGACAATTTAGGTCCGTGA
- a CDS encoding helix-turn-helix transcriptional regulator → MTSIRSPQQLGDALRAARKQLGLTQPQLALAAGVGVRFIVDLEAGKPTLRLENVLRVIDALGGEIQLSGLPAVATEDRSEGSDHDA, encoded by the coding sequence ATGACATCCATTCGATCACCTCAACAACTCGGCGATGCACTGCGTGCCGCTCGCAAGCAGCTCGGGCTGACACAGCCTCAGTTGGCATTGGCGGCAGGGGTTGGTGTGCGCTTCATTGTCGACCTTGAAGCAGGCAAGCCTACCTTGCGACTGGAAAACGTACTCCGGGTCATTGATGCCTTGGGTGGTGAGATCCAGTTGAGCGGATTGCCCGCCGTTGCAACCGAAGATCGAAGTGAGGGCTCCGACCATGATGCATGA
- a CDS encoding type II toxin-antitoxin system RelE/ParE family toxin — protein sequence MKGAPAKFEVLLTEGAEQDLEAIHDYISEFDCVANANHVLDELMDVVESLSKFPERGSFPKELVGLGIKEYRQTSFKPYRAIYRVTGSQVIIYLIADGRRDMQSGLARRLLGA from the coding sequence ATGAAAGGCGCACCTGCCAAGTTCGAAGTTCTGCTCACCGAAGGTGCGGAGCAGGACTTGGAAGCCATCCACGACTACATCTCAGAATTCGACTGCGTGGCCAACGCCAACCATGTGTTGGATGAGTTGATGGACGTTGTGGAGAGCCTGTCGAAATTCCCGGAACGCGGCAGCTTCCCGAAAGAACTGGTTGGCCTTGGAATCAAAGAATACCGCCAGACCTCCTTCAAGCCTTACCGCGCGATTTACCGTGTCACAGGCAGCCAAGTCATCATCTACCTGATTGCTGATGGACGGCGTGATATGCAATCGGGGCTGGCTCGCCGCCTGCTCGGTGCGTGA